GAAAACGAGTTGCCGCGCTCGGTCGTAGACAGTGACCAGATACATGACCCGGGGCACCCACACCTCTTCGTCGCTTGCGATGGAGCCAGCCTGGTCCCGTGACCGGCTCGCACGTGACTAGCCCAGGCTCTCTCGCCGCAGCGCAGTCTCAAACTCTCGCCACCGCCGCCAACGCCGCCCTTTTCTGTACTCTCCTGTGCCCCTCCGCACTCCTCTCAGCACGCGCCTCTGCACGCTTCTCTGCCCCTCCGCGCCCGCCCGCACCGTCCCATTGTCCCACCGCCCTGCACACGGTTCTCCTCCAGCCTTCGCGAACCTTCGCTGCGTCACCGCGCGGCCCGCCCGAGAAAATCCCCcgcccgccgcgccgcAAACTGTCCGCAAGCATAGCCACCGCACCGTACTTAAAGCGGCTCGCCGTGCCTCGCCGCACGCGCACGCATAAGCCAGCGCGCGAACTCGCCAAGAACACTGCGGCACACTGCAGCGGGGGGAGATTATCAGCCGACAGCGCGCCAATCCTTTAGGTTTCGCCGTCTGGCGAGCGTATTGTAACTAGGCACGGCGCACGAGCTCGAGAGCTTCGTCGCGTGCGCGCCgtgcgcgcgcccgcgaACACGCGGTGTGTCTGTGGGCGCAAGCCGTGGTGGTGCCAGGAGGCTCCCCGCGGGGCCTGCGCGCCTGCAGACAGCAGGCTTCGTAAAAGGGTTATGCTGGCGAGCGAGCGAGCGATTGAGCATGTGACTGGCATGCTGCCAAATTGGACTTAAGCTCAACGTCGCAGCGCGCAAGCCAGCGCACGATGCTTCCGCACACAGCGAGAGAAGAGCAGGTTGAATGCGACGTGTACTTGTATGTGTTATGTGACAGATCGTGGGCCGGCGCGTATGTGCGCGTGCGGAGACGCGGGCGCGCGAccgcgcgcccgcgcagcGCCCGGCGCGCCGCCCCGACCCAGCTTATGGCAGGCTCTAACCATGGCCTCGGCCGCCCACAGGCATGCTCCAGATGCAGGAATCATAAGATCAAGTGCGTCCACAACGGCGAGGCGCCGTGCACGTACTGTATCCACCGCAACGTCGCGCAGGAGTGCCGGCTGACGTTCCccgaaaacaaaaaggccaagaagtccGAGGCCGGCCCGCGCGTGTCGAAGGGCGAGGCCGGCGCGCGCGAAGCGTCCGCGCCGCTGGTGCCCATGGACGCGATCTTCACCGCGGGCGTCAGGCCGCAGATCGAGCCGCACTTGTGCGTGCCGCCCGTCGACGCCAACACGCTGCCCGCGTGGGCGCGCGGGTCGATATTCGAGGTCGTACCGCTGATCCCCGCGCGCGTGGTGCGCGAGGCCGTGCTGCGCGTGGTGCGGTCGTTCCCCGAGCTCAACTTGTTCCACCTGCCCACGGTGCTCGACAGCGCGGAGAAGCTGCACCCGCTGctcgcgggcgcggcggtCGCGTTTGCGGGGTTCTTCGACCCCTGGcgcggcggcagcggcgacggcggcgGCGATAGTGGCAGCGGCAGTGACGCCGGCGACGCCAGCGCCAGCCAGTGGCTGGGCGCCGGCTCGTACCAGGTCGCCAACAAGGTATGCGAGCGGCTGACGCTCGACGCGATCTTCGCCAAATGCCACTTCCTGATGGAGCCCAGCCTCGACGTCGCGTGCGCGCTGCTGATCCTCGCCGTGGTCAAGTGGGGCCACAGCGAGTACTACGCGGCGTGGATGCTGCACGGGTGCGCGACGCGGATGATCCAGTCCATGGACAGCGAGGAGTCGTTCCTCCTCAAGGCCAAGATCTACCCGCTGCTGCGCAAGATGCAGTTGCGCGCGTTCTGGTGCGCGTACGTGCTCGACAAGATCATCTGCGCGGGCCAGCGCAAGACGTTCATGCTGCCCGACACCCCGGACATGCTGCTGCCCGTGGGCGACTACGAGTTCTCGCTGGCCACACTCGACGCCGCACCCGAGATGGACCTGGGCGTCAAGTCCGAGCAGAAGGCCACGCTGTGCGACTTCCTGGCGCAGTGCCAGCGCAACCCGGCGATCCTGAAAAAGAGCCCCTACGCGCTGCTCGTGTTCCTGTGGTCCATCTGGGGCGCCGTCAGCCGGCGCGTGACGCGGCCCGACCGCGACAGCCCGGCGTTCGAGTGCCCCTGGGACCCCGACAGCGAGGTCtacaagctcaacagcagGCTGGACGGCATATGGGCCCTGGTGCCGAGGGAGTGGAAGTGGTCCCGCGAGGCGTACCTCGCGGAGAAGCCCGCCGTCATCAAGGACAACCTCATGGTCACCATCAACTGCGTCTACCACGCCTCCACGGCGCTCATCAACCGCGAGTTCATGCCCTTCCTGCCGCACGACATCGACAAGCCCGCGGGCCCCACGGACCTGAAGGAGCCGCCGCCCTACCACGAAAACTACTGGACGGAGTCCGCCAGGCGCTGCTTCGGCTCCATCCGGACCCTGTCGCGCATTCTCAAAACCTTGCTGGAAGAGGAACTTGGGCGCTCCCCCGGAGGGAAGTTCAGGAATGCCGTGCTGGTTACGCCCTACCACTCCTTCCTGGCGTTCACCTGTGGCTTGCTGGCCAACTACGGCGCGAACTTCTACTGGATGGACCCGGACTCGGAAAAGTACAACAACGACCCCACCAACCCGGACAGGCTTGAAAACTGCTACAACGTCGCCATCAGCTTACTAAAGGCCAAGGAGAACGACTTTGGCGCGGCCAAGAACTGGCTCGCCGTTATTCTCAAGATGGGCGAGATCAACCGCTTCGTCGCCCAGAACCGAAACAGCACCAAGGTGAGCGAGTGGACCAAGAAGTGCTCCAAGGACCTGGGGCCCTCGCTGAGCATGCCCAAAGTCgatatcaagaaactcGAGAAAATGCTCCCGCTTCTCCCGCCGCCCCACACCAACGGCCAGCAAAACACTGAGAGCTTGTACCCCTCGCCAGCGGCTGACTCCTACTACAACCAAGTTGGCCTATTTTCCCAAAGAGAGGTGGTCCCGAGCTCGTCGTTTTAtcgcgcgccgccgccatcAGCATCGCAGCCGGCCTCCCAATATAGGTCGCCAGCGCTGATGACCCACTCCGCGCCGATGTCTTTCCCTCTGGCGCCCGCAGCGTCACAGTCTCCAAAACTCTCGTTTCCCGCGTTGCTTCCCGCATCCGCGTGCGAGCCGTTGTCGTCAAATCCAGCTCCACAGCCGCTAGCAAGCTTCGGTGCAAGTTCCAGTGTTAGGTCCGTCCCGGCCGCGTCCTATTCTGTAGTCCCGGGTTCCAGTGTCTTGTCCCCTCAGGTTGCACCGAGCGCCCCATATGCAGGCCAGCAGCCGCTGCCTGCCCATGATGAGCGGCATGTCGAAACGGACACAGATAAACTcagcttgtttttcaacGATAGCGAGCTCGACCTTCTAATGCAGTTCAATAGCTGAAAGTTCAGACGCATATTAAGTCAAACGGCGCACTGCTGTCTCGATACCAGACCATATACAGTATTTTTGGTTCTTAATCTACTGTTAATATAAACCCCATTACCTACGTCAATTCAAGGCCCTTCCCTCGTATTCGAGGCGCTCAAGACAAGACAATAGAGCAGCACCTTGTGCTCTCCCACAAGTTCTGTAACGTCAGACGGACCTTCTCTCTAATATCTTCCAGAGTTGTTAGAGGGAAGAAgatccaaaaaaaattttcgaaaaaaagacttcaaaaagctcatctcatcggTAAACTGGCTAACAGAACTGGGCAAATAAGGGTATCTAACGGTCATGTCGAGCGTTAAGAGGTCCAGTGAGCAGAAGAGGGATGCGGAGTTCATAAAAAGACACAAGAAGGTGTGCAAGAACCCTGTAGACGAGAGCAATGGGGTCTCCAAGTGCATCGTTCAGGTTCCGGTGTCAATGTATGTGTCCATTGCGCCTACGTACATGAAGGAGCCTAACCGGGGCATCAAGAAACAACACTTGAACCCCATGATCATGAAGTACAGCAGCAACGTTGGCGGCGTGGTCTTGGGCTAcgagaacttgaaaatCGAGGATGCTAGCGTGAGCGACGAGAGTGATAGCGAGAACGCTACAAAGCTGGTGAAGATTACCCCGGACACCCCATTCGGGTTCACTTGGTGCAGCGTCGACCTATACGTATGGCAGCCGCAGATCGGCGATGTCATCGAAGGTTGGATTTTCATACAGTCACCATCGCATATTGGGCTTTTGATTCACGACGCATTCAATGCCAGCATAAAAAAGACAAGCATCCCCCAGGACTGGACTTTCATCCACAACGAGGATGCTGACAACAACTCTGACAGCGGCGTAGGCAACTCCGCTCAGTCGAGGTCCTTGGGACACTGGGTCGACGAAAACGGGCAGAGACTCGACGGGAAACTCAAGTTCTCGGTCAGAAACGTTTACACCACGGGGAGAGTCGTTTCCCTGGAGGGTTCGTTGTTGGACGATAAAGTCGGCCAAGCGCGCTCCCCTGCGGAAAGCCTTCCTGTTGTATCcaacaagaaaatcatttttgatgacgAGGTCTCCACAGAAAACAGGGAAAGCCATAGAGATTTGGAGCTTTCGAAAAGGGTAAAAGAGGATAACGGCGAGGAAATTGTCTACGAGAAGAATTCAAGCAGCAGTGAGTCTAGTGACAGTGAGTAAGCTTGGGCACTTGCAGCGGTTACCGGTGCTGCATAACTCTGTAAAATATAATAAGTACATATTAATCACACTGCATTAGACGAAGAGCTGTGGAGCTTCCGCTGTCTTGTCTTTTCTGCCCACATCCTGCAGAGATGAATTTGTTTCACGATCAATATTCGAAAATAACAACAACCGGCAGTGGAGACGTTATACAACAAAATAACCCTATAAAAAGACCAGCTATCCACAATCTTGTCGTGCTAACGGCCAGCCATGTCAGCCCCTACTATGCGGACAACGCTTTTGCTGACTGAGCACCTGGGTTATCCTCCAATTTCATTGATTGACGATATCATAAACGCAGTAAATGAGCTGATGTACAAGTGTACCCAGGCAATGGAGAAATACTTGCTCGAAAGGAGCTTTATGGAAGGAAAGGATTACACAGACGAGATCAAGATAGGCATTGCAAAGCTCGAAACTTTATGGGAGAATTCTGTGGACCGAAGCTTCGACAAGCTAGAGCTGTACGTTCTCAGAAATGTTCTCCACATACCGCAAGAACTTATTGAAAACGGATCTTTCCGTCTGCGACACCATGACTCCCTAGTATTAGAGGATAACGATAGCAAGGAGGCACTGAGCACTGAgctgaagacaaaaatgcGACAATTACAAGAGTCCATTGAAACCCACAAAGAGCTTCGTAGACAAAAGGTGGCGCTACAAAAGGTCCTGGCAAGAGTCAGAAGATTTAAGCTTCTGGTCTCCAGCTTTTTACAGGGACAGGATCTTGATAACAAAGAAGTCGCTGCGGTCCTGAGCTCACTGAGTCCTGTCAACGAGAGCGTAAGGTTCCTGGCTTCTCAAGTTCACAGCTTATACCTTGAGTCGGACGACCAATGCTCCTCCGAGCGTGTCAAGAGCATAGTGTCTCGACAGAAAGAGCTGCACGCTGATCTATCGTCGCGCACAGGGTATCTCGCACAGAGcacaaaaaaagctctcgagCAGCTTCTCGGAAATCAGCCCAGCGAAGTGAGTCACGAAGTTCCTGATGGCGCCGGAACAACGGGCTCTTCTCCATCAACTGATCATGCGATAGAGGTCAGTAGCCCCGATTGGAATGCAATGACCGAGGTCACGTGATGAATACCGTTCAACGATTCGCCGCTCAGGTACAAAACTGATCCACGATACTGTTTTGTATAACCAAATCAGATGGcatcaacaaaaactcCGCTCGTTAGAGATACCTGAAAAGATAACACGAGTTGTGGACAAGTCATTGCAACCAAGCCCACACAAACTTGTCTGCTAGCCCCTGATAAACCGTTGAGTTAGTACCGAACATGGAGGGCAGCTCGAAATCTAGTATTCCCGATGGCCACTCGGTGGTGAGCAGGCTCCAGAGCGAGCTAATGCAACTGATGTTGTCACCTTCGCCGGGCCTCAGTGCTTTCCctgaggacgaagaagaccTTACCAAGTGGTGTGGCATCATCACAGGCCCTGACGGGACGCCATATGAGGGGATGCGGTTCAAGATCGCGCTGGAGTTCGCTCAGACCTATCCTTACACAGCTCCAAAGGTGCGGTTCGTGAGCCCAATGTGGCACCCTAACGTCGATATGAGCGGCAACATTTGTTTGgatattttgaaggacCAGTGGTCAGCGGTCTACAACGTACAAACTATCCTGCTCTCACTGCAGtcgctgctggaagagccCAACAACAGTTCACCGCTGAATGCGGTAGCTGCGGAACTGTGGGACAAGGACATGAGAGAgtacaagaagaagctcattGCACGGTACGAAGAGATCGATGACTAAAGGAAACTCAGTCATTACTAGAGTAGATCAAAGCAACTCGCACTTTTAATTCAGATGTCCATAATCAAGACCCTTACCTCCTCTGCGGTAAAGGTTTCACAGCGACACCTGGCCCATGGTGTTTGTGTCGAGCACCTCCCGGGCGCCAGGGCTCCTACTAAAAGATTCACAAACAATCCAAAACAAATACGATACGGTAGTGATTATTTAAATAttaaaaaagcttttctgtTTTTATGACGTCCGCTTTCACTATGATTTTCCATTAATTCACCATACGAATAACCAAATGTATTACCAAAAATATGCGCGAAATGACAcccttgaacttcaaaaaaaccTCTCGAAGTTCTCGTCTTCCAACCAGCCAATCCTCTCATATGCCGCAAAAAGTCTTGACGCCTTGTTGACGTCAATTCGGCAAGCCTTCTGGGCGTCCGTCCGCCTGAAAGGCAGGTCCTGCTTCAAACGGTGAACCTTCTCCACGAATAGTCTTCTCTTGGAGTCCAAGTACAAGTCACAAGGCAGCCGAAGTATCTGGGCGAGCTGCAGCTCCGCTGGATGAAGCAGATGCCGCAGGGGATCCGCAGAAAGGTCCATAGAGGAGCCCTTCCACTCAACTTTCAAGCACTTGTTGTTAGCAGGAAGTGTGGAGAGGGGTGGGCTGTAGTCGGGGAGTTTTTCCCAGCTCATGTTGGGCACGTATTGCGGTGCGCCCAAAACTGCGGAAGAACCCAGTGGAGAAGTGACCGAATTGACTTTGCGGTGTGTGTTGCGATTGGTGGGTGTGGCAGGTCTTGAGGGCATGCCATGACGCGTGAAATCTTCCTGGAAGGCAGGGGCATGGCCCCTTGCGGTCCTAGGATTCTCGGCGTTTTTGACCGACCGCCTGGTTCTGTACACCTTCTCGAAGTCGGATCCTCCCGAAGTGTAGTTTGGAGAACATGTGTAGTTGCGTGTTTTCCGCAAAGTCTTGTTGTTAGGATGCGTGTACCGCTTGGTGCGCATGAAGTCGAAACATCTGTACTGCGACAAAAACCCACTGGTGGCGCTGCGGTAGCTCTCCGGCGACCGGGAACTTTCCCAGTCTGGTTTCACCCACAGTGCAGTGGTCGACTCAGCAGGTACCTGTGGTGCCACAGGCGCTGCAGGCGCCGCACTGCCCTCATCCACGGAGCTCATCTTGGGCGAGAGAGGGGGGGAGGGGATCAAATGTTCGTCCAGCGCACTGTCGATGCTGCAGCCCCCGAGCCCCGGCCCGCCACTGCGCGGCGCCATAGCGCCCACCACCTGCTGGTGCAGCGCGGCCAGCAGCCGCGACGTGCCCTTGGGATGCACCACTGTGCTCAATTGAGCGTGCTCTGGTTGCGGCGAGTTGAATTCCATGTTTTCGcctctttctttgcttTGTAATTCCACTTTGCTTCTCTTGCTCACTTTCTCTAGTATAACTAACAGTTTCGATTgctgtttctcttttgcGCTGTTGCGGATACTCT
This is a stretch of genomic DNA from Lachancea thermotolerans CBS 6340 chromosome D complete sequence. It encodes these proteins:
- a CDS encoding KLTH0D01694p (conserved hypothetical protein), coding for MLPHTAREEQVECDVYLYVLCDRSWAGAYVRVRRRGRATARPRSARRAAPTQLMAGSNHGLGRPQACSRCRNHKIKCVHNGEAPCTYCIHRNVAQECRLTFPENKKAKKSEAGPRVSKGEAGAREASAPLVPMDAIFTAGVRPQIEPHLCVPPVDANTLPAWARGSIFEVVPLIPARVVREAVLRVVRSFPELNLFHLPTVLDSAEKLHPLLAGAAVAFAGFFDPWRGGSGDGGGDSGSGSDAGDASASQWLGAGSYQVANKVCERLTLDAIFAKCHFLMEPSLDVACALLILAVVKWGHSEYYAAWMLHGCATRMIQSMDSEESFLLKAKIYPLLRKMQLRAFWCAYVLDKIICAGQRKTFMLPDTPDMLLPVGDYEFSLATLDAAPEMDLGVKSEQKATLCDFLAQCQRNPAILKKSPYALLVFLWSIWGAVSRRVTRPDRDSPAFECPWDPDSEVYKLNSRLDGIWALVPREWKWSREAYLAEKPAVIKDNLMVTINCVYHASTALINREFMPFLPHDIDKPAGPTDLKEPPPYHENYWTESARRCFGSIRTLSRILKTLLEEELGRSPGGKFRNAVLVTPYHSFLAFTCGLLANYGANFYWMDPDSEKYNNDPTNPDRLENCYNVAISLLKAKENDFGAAKNWLAVILKMGEINRFVAQNRNSTKVSEWTKKCSKDLGPSLSMPKVDIKKLEKMLPLLPPPHTNGQQNTESLYPSPAADSYYNQVGLFSQREVVPSSSFYRAPPPSASQPASQYRSPALMTHSAPMSFPLAPAASQSPKLSFPALLPASACEPLSSNPAPQPLASFGASSSVRSVPAASYSVVPGSSVLSPQVAPSAPYAGQQPLPAHDERHVETDTDKLSLFFNDSELDLLMQFNS
- the RPA43 gene encoding DNA-directed RNA polymerase I subunit RPA43 (similar to uniprot|P46669 Saccharomyces cerevisiae YOR340C RPA43 RNA polymerase I subunit A43), which produces MSSVKRSSEQKRDAEFIKRHKKVCKNPVDESNGVSKCIVQVPVSMYVSIAPTYMKEPNRGIKKQHLNPMIMKYSSNVGGVVLGYENLKIEDASVSDESDSENATKLVKITPDTPFGFTWCSVDLYVWQPQIGDVIEGWIFIQSPSHIGLLIHDAFNASIKKTSIPQDWTFIHNEDADNNSDSGVGNSAQSRSLGHWVDENGQRLDGKLKFSVRNVYTTGRVVSLEGSLLDDKVGQARSPAESLPVVSNKKIIFDDEVSTENRESHRDLELSKRVKEDNGEEIVYEKNSSSSESSDSE
- the MTW1 gene encoding MIND complex subunit MTW1 (similar to uniprot|P39731 Saccharomyces cerevisiae YAL034W-A MTW1 Essential component of the MIND kinetochore complex (Mtw1p Including Nnf1p-Nsl1p-Dsn1p) which joins kinetochore subunits contacting DNA to those contacting microtubules critical to kinetochore assembly) encodes the protein MSAPTMRTTLLLTEHLGYPPISLIDDIINAVNELMYKCTQAMEKYLLERSFMEGKDYTDEIKIGIAKLETLWENSVDRSFDKLELYVLRNVLHIPQELIENGSFRLRHHDSLVLEDNDSKEALSTELKTKMRQLQESIETHKELRRQKVALQKVLARVRRFKLLVSSFLQGQDLDNKEVAAVLSSLSPVNESVRFLASQVHSLYLESDDQCSSERVKSIVSRQKELHADLSSRTGYLAQSTKKALEQLLGNQPSEVSHEVPDGAGTTGSSPSTDHAIEVSSPDWNAMTEVT
- a CDS encoding uncharacterized protein (similar to uniprot|Q06855 Saccharomyces cerevisiae YOR338W Hypothetical ORF) codes for the protein MEFNSPQPEHAQLSTVVHPKGTSRLLAALHQQVVGAMAPRSGGPGLGGCSIDSALDEHLIPSPPLSPKMSSVDEGSAAPAAPVAPQVPAESTTALWVKPDWESSRSPESYRSATSGFLSQYRCFDFMRTKRYTHPNNKTLRKTRNYTCSPNYTSGGSDFEKVYRTRRSVKNAENPRTARGHAPAFQEDFTRHGMPSRPATPTNRNTHRKVNSVTSPLGSSAVLGAPQYVPNMSWEKLPDYSPPLSTLPANNKCLKVEWKGSSMDLSADPLRHLLHPAELQLAQILRLPCDLYLDSKRRLFVEKVHRLKQDLPFRRTDAQKACRIDVNKASRLFAAYERIGWLEDENFERFF
- the UBC11 gene encoding putative E2 ubiquitin-protein ligase UBC11 (highly similar to uniprot|P52492 Saccharomyces cerevisiae YOR339C); this encodes MEGSSKSSIPDGHSVVSRLQSELMQLMLSPSPGLSAFPEDEEDLTKWCGIITGPDGTPYEGMRFKIALEFAQTYPYTAPKVRFVSPMWHPNVDMSGNICLDILKDQWSAVYNVQTILLSLQSLLEEPNNSSPLNAVAAELWDKDMREYKKKLIARYEEIDD